The following proteins are encoded in a genomic region of Stutzerimonas stutzeri:
- the aroQ gene encoding type II 3-dehydroquinate dehydratase: MATLLVLHGPNLNLLGTREPGVYGATTLAQINQDLEQRARDAGHHLLHLQSNAEYELIERIHAARSEGVDFILINPAAFTHTSVALRDALLAVSIPFIEVHLSNVHKREPFRHHSYFSDVAVGVICGLGASGYRLALEAALEQLAAS, encoded by the coding sequence ATGGCGACGCTTTTGGTCCTTCACGGCCCGAATCTGAATTTGCTTGGTACGCGCGAACCCGGCGTCTACGGCGCAACGACCTTGGCGCAGATCAACCAGGATCTCGAGCAACGGGCCCGCGACGCCGGCCATCATCTGCTGCATCTGCAGTCCAACGCCGAGTACGAACTGATCGAACGCATCCATGCTGCGCGCAGCGAAGGCGTGGACTTCATCCTGATCAATCCTGCTGCCTTTACCCACACCAGCGTCGCATTACGTGACGCGCTGCTGGCAGTGAGCATCCCATTCATCGAAGTGCACCTGTCAAACGTGCACAAGCGTGAACCTTTCCGCCATCACTCCTACTTCTCGGATGTCGCGGTAGGGGTGATCTGCGGCCTTGGCGCCAGCGGTTATCGCCTGGCATTGGAGGCCGCCCTGGAACAACTCGCTGCTTCCTGA